A stretch of the Panicum virgatum strain AP13 chromosome 9N, P.virgatum_v5, whole genome shotgun sequence genome encodes the following:
- the LOC120692644 gene encoding uncharacterized protein LOC120692644: MRLSHCESHCAGPFRFIPCLPKSKDASRDAASTPAPRSAAVAEEEPPPVQKIEAPVPGKEDDEEEAQKHEDGEKAAPPPKKSCLKKAICGDDKCAAKCNVQWLDLLGEDLTEVKEYEPSERGDLLDDGDGISTCVCVIQ, translated from the exons ATGAGGCTCTCCCATTGTGAGAGCCACTGCGCCGGCCCCTTCCGCTTCATCCCCTGCCTCCCCAAATCCAAAGATGCGAGCCGCGACGCTGCCTCTACTCCGGCGCCGCGCTCGGCCGCCGTGGCCGAGGAGGAGCCGCCTCCGGTTCAGAAGATAGAGGCGCCGGTACCCGGAAAGGAAGACGACGAAGAGGAGGCCCAGAAGCACGAGGATGGTGAgaaggcagcgccgccgccgaagaaGAGTTGCCTGAAGAAGGCCATCTGCGGCGATGATAAGTGTGCCGCCAAATGCAATGTGCAGTGGCTGGATTTGCTCGGAGAGGATCTGACAGAGGTTAAGGAATATGAGCCAAG CGAACGTGGAGACTTGCTTGACGACGGAGACGGCATCTCGACATGTGTTTGCGTTATCCAATGA
- the LOC120688595 gene encoding pentatricopeptide repeat-containing protein At1g63130, mitochondrial-like, which translates to MALKAVSRLRSARWRLLSAKLIYRSCSDIPASPDTGSSSEFDTAIRLLKNNLQPERLTRVIDSTSDSSLALRIFRWASHQRYNLRTVDTYSCMISKLTAVEYRDDMDSLLGDMVRLKVPALEQALNGLVQSLSSKNQFDEALLVIQHATSAKLKLSLSACNAMLRGLVKQGSGLRLFMLAYMEIVKSGVLPDVETLNWLIQALCESGRVDLTLIQFDRMNKKRCSPNSHTFEILIIALCSHNRADEAVDLFYKMLQLRCTPDGSFYAQVIPLFCKFSKVKDATKLHQMMKEDGLQLDVHLYGVLIRCLCENQLLDDSIMMLNEMVASGHAPRASAYVDIVDCYCTSAKFHKALIFLEENDVTESEPYNVLLRWLCTDGRLQDSVRYLEKLHNRGLVDCESWNIVITHFCNQGNIRRASELIGRMVVSAFAPDESTYSAIISCYCRLGLHIDAFAMFRRVSVNDLSLNSESFSQLVEVLCHTERIQEAIEVFKYQYKRGCSLTNKSLDMLIQGSCLSGRIREAVQLRSLAVCTGTCTFFTYDIIIQALLHLNKEKDVLVLFAQMVMEGCLLDGYAYTSLLRSFLTKETIFEAAILFNRMVNQAFVPDQDTFELLVNDMALFSFLNMVAQSLLKVVNTSGTMSPRIYNIIIYGLIKDGFKNEACKFLDQMLEKGWVPDSRTHQILVGNIGGEEAREVGHLYQTVDDDNVSNILLEGLD; encoded by the coding sequence ATGGCTCTGAAGGCTGTGTCTCGCCTACGGTCTGCGAGATGGCGCCTGCTATCAGCAAAACTCATCTACCGTTCGTGCTCAGATATACCTGCTTCTCCTGATACTGGAAGTTCTTCTGAATTTGACACTGCAATCCGGTTGCTCAAGAACAATCTGCAGCCAGAGAGGCTAACTCGGGTTATTGATTCTACTTCTGATTCGAGCTTGGCTCTCAGGATCTTCAGATGGGCTTCGCATCAGAGATATAACCTTCGCACCGTTGACACCTATAGCTGTATGATCTCCAAGCTTACTGCTGTTGAATATCGTGATGATATGGACAGCCTCCTCGGTGACATGGTCAGATTGAAGGTCCCTGCATTGGAACAAGCTCTGAATGGGTTAGTTCAGTCCCTGAGCAGTAAGAACCAATTTGATGAAGCTTTGCTGGTAATCCAGCATGCTACCTCTGCCAAGCTCAAGCTATCACTCTCAGCTTGCAATGCCATGCTGCGTGGTCTGGTTAAGCAAGGGAGTGGCCTGCGGTTGTTCATGCTTGCTTACATGGAGATCGTGAAGTCTGGAGTGCTTCCTGATGTGGAAACACTGAATTGGTTAATTCAGGCCTTGTGTGAATCAGGCCGTGTAGACCTGACACTGATTCAGTTTGACAGGATGAACAAGAAAAGGTGTTCTCCTAACAGTCATACTTTTGAGATACTCATCATAGCGCTTTGTTCCCATAACAGAGCAGATGAAGCTGTGGACCTCTTCTATAAGATGCTGCAACTAAGATGCACCCCTGATGGTAGTTTTTATGCTCAGGTGATACCCCTATTTTGCAAGTTCAGTAAAGTCAAGGATGCGACTAAGTTGCATCAAATGATGAAAGAAGATGGCCTTCAGTTGGATGTGCATTTGTATGGTGTCCTCATTAGATGTTTATGTGAGAATCAATTATTGGATGACTCGATAATGATGCTTAATGAAATGGTTGCATCAGGTCATGCTCCAAGGGCAAGTGCATATGTGGACATTGTGGACTGCTACTGTACATCAGCCAAGTTCCACAAGGCTTTAATCTTTCTAGAGGAAAATGATGTCACAGAATCAGAACCATATAATGTGCTGCTGAGATGGTTGTGCACAGATGGCAGACTGCAGGATTCAGTAAGATATCTTGAGAAATTGCACAACAGAGGTTTGGTTGATTGTGAGTCATGGAACATTGTTATAACTCACTTCTGCAATCAAGGAAACATTAGAAGAGCATCTGAGCTCATTGGTAGAATGGTTGTTTCTGCATTTGCACCAGATGAGAGTACCTATTCTGCTATCATATCTTGTTACTGTCGATTAGGCTTGCACATAGATGCCTTTGCTATGTTCAGAAGGGTAAGTGTTAATGACTTGTCCTTGAATTCAGAATCTTTCTCACAACTTGTTGAGGTTTTGTGTCACACAGAGAGGATCCAAGAAGCTATTGAGGTTTTTAAATATCAGTATAAAAGAGGTTGCAGTCTGACAAACAAATCACTTGATATGCTAATTCAAGGGAGTTGTTTGTCTGGAAGGATTCGTGAAGCAGTCCAATTGCGCTCATTAGCTGTTTGCACTGGCACTTGTACATTTTTCACTTATGACATAATTATCCAAGCACTACTCCATTTGAATAAGGAGAAGGATGTGTTGGTTCTCTTTGCACAAATGGTGATGGAAGGTTGTCTATTGGATGGGTACGCATACACTAGTTTGTTGCGCTctttcctcaccaaggaaaCAATATTTGAGGCTGCTATCTTGTTCAACAGAATGGTGAATCAGGCCTTTGTTCCTGATCAAGATACGTTTGAATTGTTAGTCAATGATATggccttattttcttttcttaacATGGTAGCACAAAGTTTACTGAAAGTGGTAAATACAAGTGGAACAATGAGCCCCAGAATATATAACATTATTATTTACGGCCTTATTAAAGATGGCTTCAAGAACGAGGCATGTAAGTTTCTAGATCAAATGC
- the LOC120689620 gene encoding pentatricopeptide repeat-containing protein At2g02980, chloroplastic-like: MSSAPLTSTPPPLLPAKSKPKSPPPQHPLLSHLPHCTSLRSLAQLHAAAVKAGLAAHPAFVTRLLTLCTAPGAHPAHLAYARQVFDRVPHPADAVWYNTLLRGYARSPSPAAVRVFVRMLEEGVAPDTYTFVSLLKACAAARAGEEGRQAHAVAVKVGAAGHEYVRPTLINMYAECGDGRAARAMFDRMDGDCVVSYNAMIAAAVRSSRPGEALVLFREMQAKGLEPTSVSVISVLSACALLGALELGRWIHEYVQKIGLDSLVKVSTALIDMYAKCGSLEDAIAVFHGMESRDKQAWSVMIVAYANHGYGREAISLFEEMKKQGIKPDDITFLGVLYACSHSGLVSEGLQYFDDMKDHGIIPGIKHYGCVTDLLARSGQLERAYKFIDELPIKPTPILWRTLLSACGGHGDVELGKHVFERILELDDSHGGDYVIFSNLCANTGKWEEMNRVRKLMNEKGVVKVPGCSSIEIDNTVHEFFAGDGRHPKSQEARRMVDEVIDQLKLVGYVPDTSHVFHVEMDEEEKATSLRYHSEKLAIAFGLLNTAPGATLRVVKNLRVCPDCHSMAKLISMVFNRRIILRDLNRFHHFEDGVCSCGDYW, encoded by the coding sequence ATGTCGTCTGCGCCCCTGACATCCACGCCTCCCCCTCTCCTTCCCGCCAAATCCAAACCCaagagcccgccgccgcagcacccgctcctCTCCCACCTCCCGCACTGCACCAGCCTCCGGTCTCTCGCccagctccacgccgccgccgtcaaggccggcctcgccgcgcacCCGGCGTTCGTCACCAGGCTCCTCACGCTCTGCACCGCCCCGGGCGCGCACCCCGCCCACCTCGCCTACGCCCGCCAGGTGTTCGACCGGGTGCCCCACCCGGCCGACGCCGTCTGGTACAACACCCTGCTCCGCGGCTACGCGCGCTCCCCGTCCCCCGCGGCGGTGCGGGTGTTCGTGCGCATGCTGGAGGAGGGCGTCGCGCCGGACACCTACACGTTCGTGTCGCTGCTCAAGGcgtgcgccgcggcgcgcgcgggggaggaagggcgaCAGGCGCACGCCGTGGCGGTCAAGGTCGGCGCCGCGGGCCACGAGTACGTCCGCCCCACGCTCATCAACATGTACGCCGAGTGCGGGGacgggcgcgccgcgcgcgccatgTTTGACAGGATGGATGGGGACTGCGTCGTCTCGTACAACGCGATGATCGCCGCGGCCGTGAGGAGCAGCCGGCCCGGGGAGGCCCTGGTGCTGTTCCGCGAGATGCAGGCCAAGGGTCTCGAGCCCACGTCCGTGTCAGTGATTAGTGTGCTCTCGGCGTGTGCGTTGCTTGGGGCTCTGGAACTGGGGAGGTGGATCCATGAATATGTTCAGAAGATAGGGCTTGATTCCCTCGTCAAAGTCAGCACTGCGTTGATAGACATGTATGCAAAGTGTGGGAGCTTGGAGGATGCCATTGCCGTGTTCCATGGGATGGAGTCAAGAGATAAACAAGCTTGGTCAGTGATGATCGTGGCCTACGCTAACCATGGCTATGGCAGGGAAGCCATTTCTCTGTTTGAAGAGATGAAGAAGCAAGGGATAAAGCCTGATGATATTACATTCCTTGGTGTGCTCTATGCCTGTAGCCACTCTGGTCTGGTGAGTGAAGGGCTTCAGTATTTCGACGATATGAAAGATCATGGTATCATTCCAGGGATCAAGCACTATGGTTGCGTGACAGATTTGCTAGCTCGATCAGGGCAGCTGGAGAGAGCTTACAAGTTCATCGATGAACTGCCAATAAAGCCCACCCCAATCTTATGGAGGACGTTGCTTTCTGCTTGTGGAGGCCATGGAGATGTCGAACTTGGCAAACATGTCTTTGAGAGGATTCTTGAGCTGGATGACTCTCATGGTGGTGATTATGTAATATTCTCGAATTTGTGTGCAAACACTGGAAAATGGGAAGAGATGAATAGGGTAAGGAAACTGATGAATGAAAAAGGTGTGGTAAAGGTGCCAGGCTGCAGCTCAATCGAGATAGATAACACAGTTCACGAGTTCTTTGCAGGAGATGGAAGGCACCCCAAATCACAAGAAGCAAGGAGAATGGTTGATGAAGTGATTGACCAACTAAAACTGGTTGGTTATGTCCCTGATACCTCACATGTGTTCCATGTTGAAATGGATGAGGAGGAGAAGGCAACAAGCCTGAGATACCATAGTGAGAAGCTGGCAATTGCTTTTGGGCTTCTAAATACAGCTCCAGGAGCTACACTGCGAGTTGTGAAGAATCTCCGCGTATGCCCAGATTGTCATTCGATGGCAAAACTTATCTCAATGGTCTTCAATAGACGAATTATACTCAGAGACCTGAACCGCTTCCACCACTTTGAAGATGGAGTCTGCTCTTGTGGTGACTACTGGTAG
- the LOC120689621 gene encoding leucine-rich repeat extensin-like protein 6, whose product MTRMSSTVAAAFLVVAVAWPLLASAQPAPSMPPPSPPAAATNNSRLEKAYVALQALKRAITDDPKKLTKNWCGPDVCNYFGVYCAPAPDDSCQRTVAGVDLNHGDLAGTLPEELGLLSDLAVFHLNSNRFSGSLPESLRSLHLLHEIDVSNNQLSGPFPSQLLCLPNVQYVDIRFNNFCGEVPAAIFEKKIDALFINNNHFEFTLPESFTNSTASVIVLANLPRLGGCLPSSIGDMAGTLNELILLNSGISSCIPPEIGKLDKLTVLDLSFNSIAGTLPDTIGNMRALEQLDVAHNQLAGEIPESICELPHLKNFTYSHNFFCGEPHRCLEVPHIDDSQNCIAGRPDQRPGEECISFLHRPKVHCDAQGCIAPPSPPPPPPPVYAHPPPVY is encoded by the exons ATGACGAGGATGAgctcgacggtggcggcggcgttcttgGTGGTCGCGGTCGCCTGGCCGCTGCTGGCCTCGGCCCAGCCGGCACCGAGCATGCCTCCGCCGTCCCCGCCTGCGGCGGCCACGAACAACTCCCGGCTGGAGAAGGCGTACGTCGCGCTGCAGGCGCTGAAGCGCGCCATCACGGACGACCCCAAGAAGCTGACCAAGAACTGGTGCGGGCCCGACGTGTGCAACTACTTCGGCGTGTACTGCGCACCGGCGCCCGACGACTCGTGCCAGCGCACGGTGGCCGGCGTGGACCTCAAccacggcgacctcgccggcacgCTCCCCGAAGAGCTGGGGCTCCTGTCCGACCTCGCCGTCTTCCACCTCAACTCCAACCGCTTCTCCGGCTCCCTCCCCGAGTCCCTCCgctccctccacctcctccacgagATCGACGTCAGCAACAACCAGCTCTCCGGCCCCTTCCCGTCGCAGCTCCTCTGCCTCCCCAACGTCCAGTACGTCGACATCAG GTTTAACAACTTCTGCGGCGAGGTGCCGGCGGCGATCTTCGAGAAGAAGATCGACGCGCTTTTTATCAATAACAACCACTTCGAGTTCACACTGCCGGAGAGCTTCACCAACTCGACGGCGTCAGTCATCGTGCTGGCGAACCTCCCGCGGTTGGGTGGCTGCCTGCCGAGCAGCATCGGCGACATGGCCGGGACGCTCAACGAGCTCATCCTCCTCAACAGCGGCATCTCCTCCTGCATCCCGCCTGAGATCGGCAAGCTGGACAAGCTCACCGTGCTCGACCTCAGCTTCAACAGCATCGCCGGCACGCTGCCGGACACCATCGGCAACATGCGCGCGCTGGAGCAGCTCGACGTCGCGCACAACCAGCTCGCCGGCGAGATACCGGAGAGCATCTGCGAGCTGCCGCACCTCAAGAACTTCACCTACTCCCACAACTTCTTCTGCGGCGAGCCGCACCGGTGCCTCGAGGTGCCGCACATCGACGACAGCCAGAACTGCATCGCTGGGCGCCCCGACCAGCGGCCCGGCGAGGAGTGCATCTCGTTCCTGCACCGGCCGAAGGTGCACTGCGACGCCCAGGGGTGCATCGCGCCACCatctccgccaccgccaccccctccAGTGTATGCCCATCCGCCGCCGGTATACTGA